CGGGAATGACGTCCTCGCCTTTCACGCGCCGCTTCTGGGTCCAGTTCTCGCGCTGCAGGTTGATGACCAGGTCGCCCGGCTTGACGTGCGACACGCCGGCGCCCACCGCCGTGACGCGGCCGATGCACTCGGCCCCCGGAGTGGCGGGCAGGGGCGGCTTGAGACGGTAGGTGCCCCGGCAGAACGAGACGTCGGCTGAGTTGATCGGGAAGGCGAGGACGTCGAAGACCACCTCGCCCGCGCCGGGCACGCCGACATCCGGCACCTCCGCGCAGCGCGCCACCTCTTCCGGCGACCCGTAGCGATCGAACAGGATCTGCTTCATCCTTTATTCTTCCGACCCGAGCGGCTCATCAGTCGAAGGTCAGCACGGTCCGCGCGACTTCCCCGGCCTTCATCGCCCGGAAGGCCTCGTTGATGTCGCCGAGCCGTCCCCGACGGGAAACCATCTCGTCGAGCAGGAGCCGCCCCTGGCGATAGAACTCGAGGTAGC
This genomic interval from Candidatus Rokuibacteriota bacterium contains the following:
- a CDS encoding alcohol dehydrogenase catalytic domain-containing protein, giving the protein MKQILFDRYGSPEEVARCAEVPDVGVPGAGEVVFDVLAFPINSADVSFCRGTYRLKPPLPATPGAECIGRVTAVGAGVSHVKPGDLVINLQRENWTQKRRVKGEDVIPVPSRMDVRQAAILRINPPTALLLLTDIVKLKPGDWVIQNVADAGPWGTYSFPRLARAA